In Sporosarcina sp. PTS2304, a genomic segment contains:
- a CDS encoding DUF1934 domain-containing protein, translated as MEAPKMNVQLRSVIQHPGQSAETHEMQASGEVIEKKGQAYLLFEEKVEGMPVVRTTVKLHAEDAFIMRKGGVQMRLPFRPDDSRIGTYGNGPAVMDMLVVTKNLQYEPGRFAIAYELHAEGKLLGNYQLTITYSEVSQ; from the coding sequence ATGGAAGCGCCAAAAATGAACGTGCAGCTCCGTTCAGTTATTCAACATCCAGGTCAGTCGGCAGAAACACATGAGATGCAGGCGAGTGGAGAAGTGATTGAAAAAAAGGGACAGGCGTACTTACTGTTTGAAGAAAAGGTAGAAGGCATGCCTGTCGTCCGTACCACTGTAAAATTGCATGCAGAAGATGCATTTATTATGCGCAAAGGCGGCGTCCAAATGAGACTACCGTTCCGACCAGATGATTCGAGAATCGGCACATACGGAAATGGTCCGGCAGTTATGGACATGCTAGTCGTCACAAAAAATCTTCAGTACGAACCTGGCCGATTTGCGATAGCGTATGAATTGCACGCAGAAGGCAAACTATTAGGAAACTATCAATTAACAATAACCTACTCGGAGGTATCCCAATGA
- a CDS encoding ABC transporter substrate-binding protein produces the protein MKKMWQLLLTAMLAVVLLAACSSEPKKEEAPDSEKTTEEVTTDEVTNTSYPYTLTDAAGEEVTFEKVPESVISLLPSNTETLFAIDAGNRVIAVTENDDYPEQVADLDTVGDYTVNVEKVISLQPEVVFAHEMMLGSSEEGLNQIRNAGIPVVVVPNAGTFEETYDTIQMIGEVMDKNKEAAEVVAGMQEKVADIKEKAKAITEKKRVFVENSDEPEIYAPGKNTFPQQYLEMINAENIVTEDGWVMISPETIVNESPDVIVVMYSYVPDIVEKIKTRDGFDTVTAVKEDQIVQVDENITSRTGPRLAEGLEAFAKAVYPEVFGE, from the coding sequence ATGAAGAAAATGTGGCAACTGTTGCTGACGGCTATGCTGGCGGTAGTACTGCTGGCAGCATGTAGCAGCGAACCAAAGAAAGAAGAGGCACCAGATTCTGAAAAGACGACGGAAGAAGTGACGACAGATGAGGTAACGAACACGAGTTATCCATACACACTCACGGATGCGGCAGGAGAAGAAGTGACGTTCGAAAAAGTACCGGAATCAGTCATTTCCCTACTTCCTAGTAACACAGAAACATTGTTTGCTATTGATGCGGGAAATCGAGTGATCGCAGTTACTGAAAATGACGACTATCCGGAGCAAGTAGCGGATCTTGATACAGTTGGAGATTACACGGTCAATGTGGAGAAAGTCATTTCATTGCAACCTGAGGTAGTGTTTGCACATGAAATGATGCTTGGCTCTAGCGAAGAAGGGCTCAATCAAATTCGTAACGCAGGGATCCCTGTCGTAGTCGTGCCGAACGCAGGAACATTTGAAGAAACATATGACACCATTCAAATGATAGGCGAAGTGATGGATAAGAACAAAGAGGCGGCAGAAGTAGTGGCAGGCATGCAAGAAAAAGTCGCTGACATAAAAGAAAAAGCAAAGGCCATTACAGAGAAGAAACGCGTATTCGTTGAAAACTCGGATGAGCCTGAAATTTATGCACCGGGAAAGAATACATTCCCACAGCAATATTTAGAGATGATTAACGCAGAAAACATCGTGACAGAAGATGGCTGGGTCATGATTAGTCCCGAAACAATTGTCAATGAAAGCCCAGATGTGATCGTTGTCATGTATAGCTACGTACCGGATATCGTGGAAAAGATTAAAACGCGTGACGGTTTCGATACAGTGACTGCGGTAAAAGAAGATCAAATTGTACAAGTAGATGAAAACATTACAAGCCGGACCGGTCCCCGTTTAGCGGAAGGATTAGAAGCTTTTGCGAAGGCGGTATATCCAGAGGTCTTTGGTGAATAA
- the argS gene encoding arginine--tRNA ligase, which translates to MNAVEQIQHEIKEALKQAIEKAGLVAGADLPEIKLESPKNKENGDYAANIAMQLTKLAKKPPRAIAEAILEHLDKTDTAIETIEIAGPGFLNIRVKSDSLADVVKSILTQGENYGRSESGQHQKIQVEFVSANPTGDLHLGHARGASLGDSLCNILDKAGYDVSREYYINDAGNQINNLARSIEVRYFEALGLEKEMPEDGYRGSDIITIGKNLVEQYGDKYVNVTEEERLAFFRAHGLQIELDKLKHDLANFRVHFDNWFSETSLYNNGKIEVALNKLRENGHVFEEGGATWFRSTTFGDDKDRVLIKQDGSFTYLTPDIAYHEDKLARGFDKLINIWGADHHGYIPRMKAAIQALGYDRDTLEVEVAQMVQLYKDGEKFKMSKRTGKAVTLRELVEEVGLDAVRYFFAMRSGDAQMDFDLDLAVSKSNENPVYYAQYAHARICSILRQAEEQNMHASTDNLTLLQDEKELELLKKLGDFPRLVSDAARLRAPHRVTTYIQELAASFHSFYNANKVLDPENNELSEARLALITATRTTIANALKLVGVEAPERM; encoded by the coding sequence ATGAATGCAGTAGAACAAATTCAACACGAAATTAAAGAAGCATTGAAACAGGCAATAGAGAAGGCTGGGCTTGTAGCAGGAGCAGATCTTCCGGAGATCAAATTAGAATCGCCAAAAAATAAAGAAAACGGGGACTACGCAGCGAATATCGCCATGCAATTGACGAAGCTAGCGAAAAAACCGCCACGTGCCATTGCAGAAGCTATTTTAGAACATTTGGATAAAACGGACACAGCAATTGAGACGATTGAAATCGCAGGACCTGGCTTCTTGAACATTCGGGTGAAATCAGATAGTTTGGCAGATGTCGTCAAATCTATTCTGACGCAAGGGGAAAACTACGGCCGTTCAGAAAGCGGTCAACATCAAAAGATTCAAGTGGAGTTCGTTTCGGCAAATCCAACGGGCGACTTACACTTAGGACATGCGCGCGGAGCATCACTCGGAGATTCATTATGCAATATTCTTGATAAAGCGGGCTACGATGTGTCGCGTGAATATTATATTAATGACGCTGGCAATCAAATTAATAATTTGGCTCGTTCTATAGAAGTTCGGTATTTCGAAGCGCTTGGCCTTGAAAAGGAAATGCCGGAAGACGGTTATCGCGGGTCGGACATCATCACGATAGGTAAAAACTTGGTAGAACAATACGGAGATAAATATGTCAACGTCACCGAAGAAGAACGTCTCGCATTCTTCCGCGCGCACGGCCTGCAAATCGAATTGGACAAGTTAAAACATGACTTGGCGAACTTCCGTGTCCATTTCGACAACTGGTTCTCTGAAACATCGTTATACAACAACGGGAAAATTGAAGTCGCACTAAATAAATTGCGTGAAAACGGTCATGTCTTTGAGGAGGGTGGAGCTACTTGGTTCCGTTCGACAACATTTGGAGATGACAAAGACCGTGTTTTGATTAAACAAGACGGCTCGTTCACATACTTAACACCAGATATTGCCTACCATGAAGATAAACTTGCCCGTGGATTCGACAAGTTGATCAACATCTGGGGAGCAGACCATCACGGCTATATTCCGCGGATGAAAGCGGCAATCCAAGCACTTGGCTACGACCGCGACACATTGGAAGTAGAAGTGGCCCAAATGGTTCAGCTCTACAAAGATGGAGAAAAATTCAAAATGAGTAAGCGTACAGGAAAAGCAGTTACGTTGCGCGAGCTAGTGGAAGAAGTCGGCCTAGACGCTGTACGTTATTTCTTCGCGATGCGTTCAGGTGATGCGCAAATGGATTTCGATCTAGATCTAGCCGTGTCCAAGTCAAATGAAAACCCGGTATACTATGCACAGTACGCCCATGCACGTATTTGTTCAATCTTGCGTCAGGCAGAAGAACAAAATATGCACGCATCGACAGACAATCTTACATTATTGCAAGACGAGAAAGAATTGGAGTTATTGAAGAAACTAGGGGACTTCCCAAGACTCGTGAGCGACGCAGCTCGTTTACGCGCACCGCACCGCGTGACAACGTACATTCAAGAGCTGGCTGCATCGTTCCATAGTTTCTACAATGCAAATAAAGTTCTTGATCCAGAAAATAATGAACTATCCGAAGCGCGCTTAGCATTAATCACAGCTACTCGCACAACAATCGCCAACGCGTTGAAACTAGTCGGAGTAGAAGCACCAGAGCGTATGTAG